AGCCCTCCGAAAAACTTCACCAGTAGCATGCCGAAAACGAAGCCCCCGGCATGCGCCCACCAGGCCACGGACTGGCCGTCGTTCAAGGGCGTGGAGGCAAGCAGGCCCGATGACACCTGGATGAGAAACCAGATGCCCAAAAATACCACGGCCGGGACTTCCACGATCCAGGGTATGAACAACAGCGGTATGAGCACGATGACCCTGGCCTGGGGAAACAGGCGGAAATACGCGCCCATGATTCCTGCTATGGCTCCGGAGGCGCCCACCACCGGCATGTCCGACCCCGGGTTGAAAATCACGTGCAGGCTAAGCGCCGCCAGACCCGAGAGCAGATAGAACAAGAGGAAGCGCCAGTGCCCCAGCGCATCCTCGACGTTGTCCGCGAAAATCCAGAACACCCACATGTTCAGGAGAAAATGGAGCCAACCGCCGTGCAGGAACATATAGGTGAACGCCGTGGTCCAAACCCCGGACGGATACCCGGCGTATATGGCCCATTGGGAATCGGTAAACCGAATGGGCACAGCTCCGTAAACGTGCAGCAAAAGGCTCAGGGTCTGTTCGGGAAGCACAAGCTCGAAAAGAAACACCACCAGATTGAGCGCGAAAATGATCCACACCACCAGTGGCCTTCGAATGCGGGGAATATTGTCTTTCAATGGGATCATGGGAACTCAGGCGTAGTTTTGCGACCGCAACCAGGCGAGCAGTCCGGCGGGGCGGGAGGTCCGCTCCTTGCGC
This portion of the Desulfovibrio sp. genome encodes:
- a CDS encoding rhomboid family intramembrane serine protease, whose protein sequence is MIPLKDNIPRIRRPLVVWIIFALNLVVFLFELVLPEQTLSLLLHVYGAVPIRFTDSQWAIYAGYPSGVWTTAFTYMFLHGGWLHFLLNMWVFWIFADNVEDALGHWRFLLFYLLSGLAALSLHVIFNPGSDMPVVGASGAIAGIMGAYFRLFPQARVIVLIPLLFIPWIVEVPAVVFLGIWFLIQVSSGLLASTPLNDGQSVAWWAHAGGFVFGMLLVKFFGGLDCRYCYMRESRSYERR